A single Lactuca sativa cultivar Salinas chromosome 8, Lsat_Salinas_v11, whole genome shotgun sequence DNA region contains:
- the LOC111908629 gene encoding wall-associated receptor kinase 2: MEKRSPFSLRTMQFSRSLHLFLFLFGLAITQSTSQSTTTNTTADDTTTITKAANVTKPGCQSQCGNVTIPYPFGIGPGCFLSEWFEMTCNTTFNPPKPFIDALPILEISDSTLRIPSKVASKCYDPFGNLTENNPVSIGLGWTSPYTFSQKNQFTLIGCDDFALFLGPQQVNFTSGCITLCSRPEEVINGSCTGVGCCKTSIPKGLKYYYASVGSMVSNHTTVWSFDPCTYSFLGEEERFTFRGVSDFMDSDFINRTRASVPVLVDWVVGNSSCSEARNAGVLACQANTHCIDSDTGAPGYRCVCNQGYQGQPYLDPGCQDINECENPNSNLCEGICTNTPGSYSCSCKDGYVVDEFSNGRGCLAQTSEFPVIKFSLGMGFGFMALLVGITWLYFAFKKRKLIKLRQKLFQQNGGLLLKQRIISTEGASVDSTKVFTAVELEKATNNYAEDRILGRGGYGTVYKGIFSNGQVVAIKKSRVMDESQIEQFINEVIILTQVNHRNVVKLLGCCLESEVPLLVYEYVSNGTLFNHIHDKGTNWLSLENRLRVAAESAGALSYLHSATSTPVIHRDVKSANILLDGNYTTKIADFGASRLVPIDQTQVTTLVQGTLGYLDPEYFHTSQLTEKSDVYSFGVVLAELLTGRKPLCMERTEEERNLTTYFVMALKENRLFQILDPRVVREGSLDQLQEIGELVKRCVKLTSDERPTMKEVATQLEGLRKFTQHPWANQGDEENTSLIHTENEQEDLYGESINPYSTTVELSSGFSIDSSLVYSTHVPQ; encoded by the exons ATGGAAAAAAGATCCCCCTTTTCGTTAAGAACAATGCAGTTCTCAAGAAGTCTTCATTTATTTCTGTTCTTGTTTGGTCTAGCAATTACACAGTCTACATCCCaatcaaccaccacaaacaccaCCGCCGATGACACCACCACCATCACAAAAGCCGCCAACGTAACCAAACCCGGATGCCAAAGCCAATGTGGAAACGTAACCATTCCATATCCCTTCGGCATCGGCCCGGGCTGTTTTCTAAGCGAATGGTTCGAGATGACCTGCAACACCACTTTCAACCCTCCAAAACCCTTCATCGATGCTCTCCCAATTCTTGAAATCTCCGATTCCACTTTACGAATCCCTAGCAAAGTGGCAAGTAAATGTTACGACCCATTCGGAAATCTCACAGAAAACAATCCCGTTTCCATAGGTCTCGGCTGGACATCACCCTACACGTTTTCCCAAAAAAATCAGTTCACTTTAATCGGATGCGATGATTTCGCTTTGTTCTTAGGCCCACAACAAGTGAACTTCACCAGCGGTTGCATCACATTGTGTTCACGACCTGAGGAGGTGATCAACGGGTCGTGCACCGGAGTCGGATGCTGCAAAACATCGATACCAAAAGGACTCAAATACTACTACGCTTCTGTTGGTAGTATGGTGTCTAATCACACCACAGTTTGGTCTTTTGATCCTTGTACTTACTCGTTTTTGGGTGAGGAAGAACGGTTTACGTTTCGAGGGGTGTCGGATTTTATGGACAGCGATTTCATAAACCGGACCCGGGCTAGTGTTCCGGTATTGGTGGACTGGGTGGTCGGGAACTCGAGCTGCAGTGAAGCTAGAAACGCCGGCGTCTTGGCTTGCCAAGCAAATACTCATTGTATTGATTCTGATACCGGAGCTCCGGGATACAGATGCGTTTGTAATCAAGGCTATCAAGGTCAACCATATCTTGATCCAGGCTGTCAAG ATATCAATGAATGTGAAAATCCCAACAGTAACCTGTGCGAGGGGATCTGTACCAACACTCCTGGAAGTTACTCGTGTTCTTGCAAAGATGGCTACGTTGTAGATGAATTTAGCAACGGTCGAGGTTGTCTTGCTCAAACTTCGGAGTTCCCGGTTATCAAATTCTCCCTAG GTATGGGATTTGGTTTTATGGCCCTTTTAGTCGGAATAACATGGCTGTATTTTGCCTTCAAGAAGAGGAAGCTTATCAAACTCCGACAAAAACTGTTTCAGCAAAACGGTGGTTTACTACTGAAACAACGAATCATTAGCACCGAAGGCGCCAGCGTTGACTCAACAAAAGTCTTCACCGCCGTGGAGTTAGAAAAAGCCACCAACAACTACGCTGAAGACAGAATCTTGGGTCGTGGTGGCTACGGAACTGTATACAAAGGTATTTTTAGCAACGGTCAAGTCGTTGCTATTAAGAAGTCTCGTGTAATGGATGAATCCCAAATCGAACAGTTCATCAATGAAGTCATTATCCTAACACAAGTCAACCATCGGAATGTTGTCAAGCTCTTGGGATGTTGTTTAGAGAGTGAGGTCCCGTTGCTAGTTTATGAATATGTTTCAAATGGAACTCTCTTTAATCATATTCATGACAAAGGCACAAATTGGTTATCATTGGAGAATCGTTTAAGAGTAGCTGCAGAATCGGCTGGTGcactttcatatcttcattcggCAACATCAACCCCCGTGATTCATAGAGACGTGAAGTCTGCAAACATATTATTAGACGGAAATTATACAACAAAAATTGCGGATTTTGGGGCATCAAGATTAGTCCCCATAGATCAAACACAAGTTACAACACTTGTTCAAGGAACTTTAGGGTACTTGGATCCTGAATACTTCCATACAAGTCAGTTAACTGAAAAGAGCGATGTTTATAGCTTTGGAGTTGTGTTAGCTGAGCTTTTAACAGGGAGAAAACCGTTGTGTATGGAAAGAACCGAGGAAGAAAGGAATTTGACGACATATTTTGTAATGGCGCTAAAAGAAAACCGTTTGTTTCAAATTCTTGATCCTAGAGTTGTAAGGGAAGGAAGCCTAGATCAACTTCAGGAAATTGGTGAGCTTGTGAAAAGATGTGTTAAGCTTACTAGTGATGAACGACCTACGATGAAAGAAGTGGCCACTCAACTTGAAGGTTTGCGGAAGTTTACTCAACATCCATGGGCGAATCAAGGGGATGAAGAAAACACGAGCTTGATACACACCGAGAATGAACAAGAGGATCTTTATGGTGAGTCGATTAATCCGTATTCTACTACAGTTGAACTCTCTTCGGGTTTTAGTATCGATAGCAGTCTGGTTTATTCCACACATGTGCCCCAATGA